A region from the Solibacillus sp. FSL H8-0523 genome encodes:
- the murQ gene encoding N-acetylmuramic acid 6-phosphate etherase: MNYDQLTTEERNEKTMNLDLMPISEILHIMNREDLEVVKSIEKILPTVEKVIEKVVKNFMNGGRLFYVGAGTSGRLGMLDASECPPTFMSDPELVQVVMAGGQSAFFQAVENAEDLLEDGIAKLKEKNITQWDSVIGITASGSTPFVMGALQYAKSVGAFTVSLTSNLNSEISSHVDEAIEVVVGPEILTGSTRLKAATSHKTILNMISTASMVQLGKAYENLMVDVHASNKKLIERAKRIVVMATGCKYEVAEETLNKTKFAVKPAIVMLKTNQDYEQVIRALEQVNGHTRKAILLLTSS; this comes from the coding sequence ATGAATTACGATCAATTAACAACAGAAGAACGTAATGAAAAGACGATGAATTTAGACTTAATGCCGATTTCAGAAATACTTCATATTATGAATAGAGAAGATTTGGAAGTTGTGAAAAGCATTGAAAAAATTTTACCTACAGTAGAAAAAGTAATTGAAAAAGTAGTGAAGAACTTTATGAACGGTGGGCGTCTTTTTTATGTTGGGGCAGGGACGAGTGGTCGACTGGGAATGCTTGATGCGTCTGAATGTCCACCAACTTTTATGTCTGATCCAGAGCTTGTGCAAGTGGTAATGGCTGGCGGGCAAAGTGCCTTTTTCCAAGCAGTGGAAAACGCAGAAGATCTTTTAGAAGATGGAATTGCTAAATTGAAAGAAAAAAATATTACGCAATGGGACTCGGTTATTGGGATTACGGCAAGTGGTTCAACACCATTTGTCATGGGCGCACTACAGTATGCAAAATCTGTTGGTGCATTTACAGTAAGCTTAACAAGCAATCTTAATTCTGAAATAAGTAGTCATGTGGATGAAGCAATAGAAGTTGTAGTAGGTCCAGAAATTTTAACGGGCTCTACAAGACTAAAAGCAGCGACATCACATAAAACGATTTTAAATATGATTAGTACTGCATCAATGGTGCAATTAGGAAAAGCTTATGAAAATTTAATGGTCGATGTACATGCAAGTAACAAAAAATTAATAGAACGAGCAAAAAGAATTGTTGTTATGGCGACAGGCTGCAAGTATGAGGTAGCGGAAGAAACGCTTAACAAAACGAAATTTGCTGTAAAGCCTGCGATCGTTATGTTGAAAACTAATCAAGATTATGAACAAGTAATACGAGCGCTTGAGCAAGTAAACGGCCATACGAGAAAAGCAATTTTACTTTTAACCAGTAGTTAA
- a CDS encoding BadF/BadG/BcrA/BcrD ATPase family protein produces the protein MSKKFWIGIDGGGTKTTAVIGDGTGHLLAAVKGSSGNLTAISPQQLYTLLNDLIEQLLKKTGVTLSDVKTIFAAMAGADRPGEQQKIYEAFQQSPILSKLKVQSDIHAALASGTWGKEGTLLIAGTGTILFGYHNQETFRMGGWGYLLGDEGSGYHLGKLAIRSILKAHDKQLELKPFQKAILAHFNVRSPDQLITKVYSSTNPVTTISSTSKLVLAAFEEDTMAKLIVQAVQEELLELVASAYTRIDRTKPVVLHGGLFSNHLFYQVFEKSISTRFPELVVMKPSVPGMVGAYLLALHENEIEVSELVKQTIQLTWSILEGEVE, from the coding sequence ATGTCGAAAAAATTTTGGATTGGTATTGATGGTGGAGGTACAAAAACAACAGCGGTAATTGGAGATGGAACTGGTCATTTACTTGCTGCAGTTAAAGGAAGTTCAGGGAATTTAACCGCAATTTCACCACAGCAATTGTATACGCTTTTAAATGATTTAATCGAGCAATTGTTAAAAAAGACGGGTGTTACATTATCAGATGTAAAAACCATATTTGCTGCAATGGCAGGCGCAGATCGACCGGGAGAGCAACAAAAAATATATGAAGCTTTTCAACAATCACCAATTCTATCAAAACTTAAAGTACAAAGTGACATCCATGCCGCATTAGCATCAGGGACATGGGGAAAAGAAGGTACATTACTTATTGCAGGAACGGGAACGATTTTATTTGGCTATCACAATCAAGAAACGTTTCGAATGGGCGGTTGGGGATATTTATTAGGGGATGAAGGAAGTGGCTACCATTTAGGGAAGCTTGCAATTCGTTCGATATTAAAGGCACATGATAAGCAGCTAGAATTGAAACCGTTTCAAAAAGCAATATTAGCACACTTTAATGTTCGTTCACCTGACCAACTCATTACAAAAGTATATAGTAGCACGAATCCAGTCACCACAATTTCTTCTACCAGCAAGCTTGTATTAGCTGCCTTTGAAGAAGATACAATGGCAAAATTAATTGTTCAAGCTGTTCAAGAAGAATTATTAGAATTAGTTGCTAGTGCTTATACAAGAATTGATCGTACAAAGCCAGTAGTTTTACATGGTGGACTATTTTCAAATCATCTGTTTTATCAAGTATTTGAAAAGAGTATATCAACGCGATTTCCAGAGTTAGTCGTAATGAAGCCAAGTGTCCCAGGAATGGTAGGCGCTTATTTATTGGCATTACATGAAAATGAGATTGAAGTAAGTGAGCTAGTGAAGCAAACGATTCAACTAACATGGAGTATATTGGAAGGTGAAGTGGAATGA
- a CDS encoding serine hydrolase domain-containing protein, whose product MMMPFSRVAQFIDTVIQNKELPGAVLAVANAKDLLYCKAFGMAHTAQHIPMTEQTIFDCASLTKIVATTSSVLLLLERGQLDLDDAISDYFPSLKQQHEEVKIHHLLTHTSGFQEGIKFYKKQIAYTEVVEYIAQLTHRNAINKKVIYSDINYILLGILIEKVANASLADYAEKNIFQPLGMQHTQFNPPAELQGKIAATEYRDYLKQHQWGEVHDENAHHFGGVSGHAGLFSTAEDLVKFAQAFMKNGHSIFQEQTKHLAKQSFTKQHEDQRGLGWQLYSQPSFSGQYLRDGFGHTGFTGTSLWISEEKQLAIILLTNRVHLGRSCEIQRFRRIVHNLIALENE is encoded by the coding sequence ATGATGATGCCATTTTCTCGAGTAGCGCAATTTATTGACACAGTGATTCAAAATAAAGAATTACCAGGTGCAGTGCTAGCTGTTGCAAATGCAAAAGACTTACTGTATTGCAAAGCATTTGGCATGGCTCACACGGCGCAGCATATTCCAATGACGGAGCAAACGATATTTGATTGCGCTTCGTTGACAAAAATAGTAGCAACGACAAGCTCGGTATTATTATTGCTTGAGCGAGGACAACTAGATTTAGACGATGCCATCAGCGATTATTTCCCGAGTTTGAAACAGCAGCATGAAGAAGTTAAGATTCATCATCTCTTAACGCATACGAGTGGGTTTCAAGAGGGAATTAAATTTTATAAGAAGCAAATAGCATACACGGAGGTCGTCGAGTATATTGCGCAACTGACACACCGAAATGCCATAAATAAGAAAGTTATTTATAGTGATATCAACTATATTTTACTAGGAATATTAATAGAAAAGGTAGCGAATGCTTCACTAGCAGATTACGCGGAAAAGAATATTTTTCAGCCACTCGGTATGCAACATACGCAATTTAATCCGCCCGCTGAATTGCAAGGGAAAATAGCGGCAACGGAATACCGCGATTATCTAAAGCAACATCAATGGGGAGAAGTCCACGATGAAAATGCCCATCATTTTGGTGGTGTAAGTGGTCATGCAGGATTGTTTTCAACTGCTGAAGATTTAGTGAAATTTGCTCAGGCATTTATGAAGAATGGCCATTCGATTTTCCAAGAGCAAACAAAGCATTTAGCGAAGCAGAGTTTTACAAAGCAGCATGAAGATCAGCGTGGATTAGGTTGGCAATTGTATTCTCAGCCTTCATTTTCTGGTCAATATTTACGGGATGGTTTTGGACATACCGGTTTTACGGGTACGTCACTTTGGATATCTGAGGAAAAGCAACTAGCAATTATTTTATTAACAAACCGTGTTCATTTAGGACGTAGTTGTGAAATTCAACGCTTTCGACGAATTGTGCATAATTTAATCGCACTTGAAAATGAATAG
- a CDS encoding carbohydrate ABC transporter permease, with the protein MKIVSQILVRIPLILWAFIVIFPLVWMFMGAFKSNAEIFTSPWALPTNFSFSNFERAWNDYNIGRAFLNSIFVTVLGSFLTLLLSIPTAYALERVRSKFGEVLVNVYLASMMIPSVLGWIPLFFLLMKFNLLDNLWALSLVYAISHVPFTIFILVGFIGNIPKELEEAAVVDGMSPYGILLKIVTPLLKTGIITVTILNAISYWNEFFMALILLQTESKNTLGVAMNLLKIDAQYDSAWGVLFAGLCIAVIPVVIFYSIFQRHIVKGMTEGAIK; encoded by the coding sequence ATGAAAATAGTTTCACAAATTTTAGTGCGCATCCCGTTAATTTTATGGGCATTTATTGTGATTTTCCCATTAGTATGGATGTTTATGGGTGCGTTTAAATCAAATGCAGAAATTTTCACTTCACCGTGGGCATTGCCGACAAATTTCAGTTTTTCAAATTTTGAGCGAGCATGGAATGACTATAACATCGGACGTGCATTTTTAAATAGCATTTTTGTAACGGTTCTAGGTTCATTTTTAACGCTCTTATTATCGATACCAACGGCATATGCATTAGAACGTGTTCGATCAAAATTTGGTGAAGTGTTAGTGAATGTTTATTTAGCTTCAATGATGATTCCATCTGTATTAGGGTGGATTCCATTATTTTTCTTATTAATGAAATTTAATTTACTTGATAATTTGTGGGCATTATCCCTTGTTTATGCAATATCGCATGTTCCATTTACGATTTTTATTTTAGTTGGATTTATCGGCAATATCCCAAAAGAGTTAGAAGAAGCGGCAGTCGTTGATGGAATGAGTCCGTATGGAATATTACTGAAAATTGTAACGCCTCTTCTGAAAACAGGAATTATTACTGTGACTATTTTGAATGCCATTTCTTATTGGAATGAATTTTTCATGGCGCTAATTTTATTGCAAACAGAAAGTAAAAATACATTAGGCGTTGCGATGAATTTGCTGAAAATTGATGCGCAATATGATAGTGCTTGGGGCGTATTATTTGCGGGGTTATGTATTGCTGTCATTCCGGTGGTTATTTTTTATTCGATTTTCCAACGCCATATCGTAAAAGGTATGACAGAAGGTGCAATCAAATAG
- a CDS encoding sugar ABC transporter permease, giving the protein MAFSSKSKYLFLAFCLLPTFLLFLIFTIYPMLGGLYYSFFDWSGTSANKTFIGLDNYIRLWNDSIIKKAIINDFFFVFVKVIGIMTLALFFAVALTQLRIKEAPFYRIVFFFPNIMSVVVIGILWQFIYDPNMGIVNSLLNQVGLTEWARPWLGDKTWVLPSIAIPAIWAGIGLFMLLIMGGISNVPKSLYEAAEIDGASEWQQFWNITVPLVWPQIKTSILYIIITSLNGSFVLVQVMTGGGPGSSSEVMGSYLYQRAFEDFQFGYGAAIGVLILVVSLVTVLISQFILKKEKVEY; this is encoded by the coding sequence ATGGCCTTTTCTTCTAAAAGTAAATATTTATTTTTAGCATTTTGTTTACTACCAACGTTTCTTTTATTTTTAATTTTTACAATCTATCCCATGCTAGGGGGCTTGTATTACTCATTTTTTGATTGGTCTGGAACGAGTGCAAACAAAACATTTATTGGTTTAGATAACTATATTCGTTTATGGAATGATTCGATTATAAAAAAAGCAATAATCAATGACTTTTTCTTCGTATTTGTGAAAGTCATTGGAATTATGACGCTTGCATTATTTTTTGCAGTAGCTTTAACACAGCTTCGTATTAAAGAGGCGCCATTTTATCGAATCGTATTTTTCTTTCCAAATATTATGTCGGTCGTAGTTATCGGTATTTTATGGCAGTTCATTTACGATCCAAATATGGGAATCGTCAATAGTTTATTAAATCAAGTTGGTTTAACGGAATGGGCACGTCCATGGTTAGGCGATAAAACATGGGTGTTACCAAGTATTGCGATACCTGCAATTTGGGCAGGGATTGGCTTATTTATGTTACTTATTATGGGGGGGATTTCGAATGTGCCAAAAAGCTTATATGAAGCTGCTGAAATTGATGGTGCATCGGAGTGGCAACAGTTTTGGAATATTACAGTTCCTTTAGTCTGGCCACAAATAAAAACCTCTATTCTTTATATTATCATTACATCACTTAATGGTTCATTTGTGCTTGTGCAAGTAATGACCGGCGGTGGACCGGGAAGTTCTTCGGAAGTGATGGGCTCGTATTTATACCAGCGTGCTTTTGAAGATTTTCAATTTGGTTATGGTGCAGCGATTGGTGTGTTGATTTTAGTTGTATCGCTCGTTACCGTTTTAATTTCACAATTCATTTTGAAAAAAGAAAAAGTCGAATATTAA
- a CDS encoding extracellular solute-binding protein, producing MFFKKGRKQNWFLVALMGLMLLLVACNEEESSSNTDGDSGKEQSTTPSDNTATENTGDGLSGTLEIQYFVGGYGDEWWKQVIGDFKNQHPDLEIVEHAGPNINTEMNTRWISNTPPDLVYIDGAGASETQMIAEGQLMDISEFAKSIKLEDGTALLDSFISPAEEIDGGKIYSLPLVFDTWGTWYDNKWFTENGWEVPTDFDSWLSSMEKIKADANIAPFITTGQHAQYFERGVLNPAFAAAGGEELLNDLNNGVVEAWKKPETLEVFKKVEKLAQAQVVDSGFAAYNHTQSQMNFLMHKNAYIPVGFWLPNEMKNDTPDTFEFGFTPTPMNDPGEPLTLVPDIRTIAIAEKAKNPEAAKAFLEFIFTEEYAQAFAASTGAIMNMKNVDLSATTNVPDFLKGVNDMINNPDAVQMYKRHTPNAEEQKIAVEITTEIKLLIIDILMGDITAQEFVDKMVKKSEELRK from the coding sequence ATGTTTTTTAAAAAGGGCAGAAAGCAAAATTGGTTTTTAGTAGCATTAATGGGGTTAATGCTATTACTTGTTGCTTGTAATGAAGAAGAATCAAGTAGTAATACAGATGGGGATAGCGGCAAAGAACAATCTACAACGCCATCGGATAATACTGCTACAGAAAATACAGGAGATGGTTTGTCCGGCACACTCGAAATCCAATACTTTGTTGGAGGATACGGTGATGAATGGTGGAAGCAGGTCATTGGTGATTTTAAAAACCAACATCCTGATTTAGAAATTGTCGAACATGCTGGTCCAAATATCAATACAGAAATGAACACACGTTGGATTTCAAACACACCACCTGATTTAGTCTATATCGATGGTGCAGGAGCAAGTGAAACACAAATGATTGCGGAAGGGCAATTAATGGATATTAGTGAATTTGCCAAATCAATTAAACTTGAGGATGGTACAGCGCTATTAGATAGCTTCATCTCACCAGCAGAAGAAATCGATGGTGGGAAAATTTATAGTTTGCCATTAGTATTCGATACATGGGGAACATGGTATGACAATAAGTGGTTTACAGAAAATGGTTGGGAAGTTCCGACAGACTTCGATAGCTGGTTAAGTTCAATGGAAAAAATTAAAGCTGATGCGAACATTGCACCGTTTATTACAACTGGACAACATGCACAGTATTTCGAGCGTGGTGTGTTAAATCCAGCGTTTGCTGCAGCTGGTGGGGAAGAATTATTAAATGATTTAAATAATGGTGTAGTAGAGGCTTGGAAAAAGCCAGAAACACTTGAAGTATTCAAAAAGGTAGAAAAATTAGCACAGGCACAAGTCGTGGATAGTGGCTTTGCAGCTTACAATCATACACAATCACAAATGAACTTCCTAATGCATAAAAATGCGTACATTCCGGTAGGGTTCTGGTTACCGAATGAAATGAAAAATGATACGCCAGATACGTTTGAATTTGGCTTCACGCCAACACCGATGAATGACCCTGGTGAGCCATTAACGCTTGTACCAGATATTCGTACAATTGCGATTGCTGAAAAAGCGAAAAACCCAGAGGCAGCGAAGGCATTTTTAGAGTTTATCTTTACAGAAGAATATGCACAGGCATTTGCAGCTTCAACAGGTGCGATTATGAACATGAAAAATGTTGATTTGTCAGCAACTACAAACGTACCAGATTTCTTAAAGGGTGTTAATGACATGATCAATAACCCTGACGCTGTTCAAATGTATAAACGCCATACACCAAACGCTGAAGAACAAAAAATTGCAGTTGAAATTACAACTGAAATCAAATTATTAATTATCGATATTTTAATGGGAGATATTACTGCTCAAGAATTTGTAGACAAAATGGTGAAAAAATCAGAGGAATTAAGAAAATAA
- a CDS encoding MurR/RpiR family transcriptional regulator, whose product MENGIERIRSGIELLKPAEKNVALYILQHLEDVIRMPIAVLAERAKTSEATIIRMCRALNFSGFKDLKLSIATASTITVQKSYNFELKKDSTILQMVQTIETHNIEAIQRTLMINDERELEKIMHQMNNAKKIIFIGIGASAIVAQDFEHKLKRINKNCETIFDSHGQLIAATHLTSEDVLFAISYSGETKEIINALSVAKQNKATIITMTQNKRNTVQSLGHYALYIVSYEADIRSSATSSRIAQLTLIDILYTGIATLDYDKSVVALNRTLEVINSF is encoded by the coding sequence TTGGAAAACGGGATTGAAAGAATACGATCGGGGATTGAGTTGTTAAAACCTGCTGAGAAGAATGTAGCTTTATATATTTTACAACATTTAGAGGATGTAATTCGTATGCCAATTGCGGTACTTGCAGAAAGGGCTAAAACAAGTGAAGCAACGATTATACGGATGTGTAGAGCTTTGAACTTTTCTGGCTTTAAAGATTTAAAGCTAAGTATTGCAACCGCATCTACTATTACAGTTCAGAAAAGCTATAATTTTGAATTAAAAAAGGATTCAACAATATTACAAATGGTTCAAACAATTGAAACGCATAATATCGAGGCAATCCAAAGAACATTAATGATTAACGATGAGAGAGAATTAGAAAAAATTATGCATCAAATGAATAATGCAAAAAAGATCATTTTTATTGGAATCGGCGCTTCAGCAATAGTAGCACAGGATTTTGAGCATAAACTAAAGCGAATAAATAAAAATTGCGAAACTATTTTTGATAGTCATGGCCAACTTATTGCTGCCACACATTTAACAAGTGAAGATGTTCTATTTGCAATTTCATATTCAGGTGAAACGAAAGAAATTATTAATGCACTTTCAGTAGCTAAACAGAATAAGGCAACGATTATTACGATGACACAAAATAAACGAAATACAGTGCAAAGCTTAGGACATTACGCACTGTACATCGTTTCTTATGAAGCAGATATTAGGAGTTCGGCCACTTCCTCTCGCATTGCGCAGTTAACGCTAATTGATATTTTATATACAGGCATCGCAACGCTAGATTACGATAAATCGGTAGTCGCATTAAATAGAACGCTAGAGGTAATTAACAGTTTTTAA
- a CDS encoding metallophosphoesterase family protein, translated as MQYAIVSDLHSHYKNTKKVLQHIEQVAPNAEIIGLGDLFECTIGKKKAKSIRNAKLKDAAIIEEKFMNLLTFPSIIGNQEERIALVTGDYRFLQYEERREIEHATLIHGHQIEWDKTYNPTFPAIKTPLLFFGHSHKAAIYINGQRQPVPYNIPLAIGRNPYQINVGAVVDNKEWCLYDSDAMTVTFLQAPEQKN; from the coding sequence TTGCAGTACGCAATCGTTAGTGACTTACATTCACATTACAAAAACACAAAAAAGGTTTTACAGCACATCGAGCAAGTTGCGCCAAATGCTGAAATTATTGGCTTAGGGGATTTATTTGAATGTACGATTGGCAAAAAGAAAGCGAAGAGTATTCGTAATGCTAAATTAAAGGATGCAGCCATTATTGAAGAAAAATTCATGAACCTGTTAACATTCCCTTCTATTATCGGAAACCAGGAAGAGCGAATAGCGCTTGTTACAGGCGATTATCGTTTTTTACAATATGAAGAGCGTCGCGAAATCGAACATGCTACGCTCATTCACGGGCACCAAATTGAATGGGACAAGACCTATAACCCGACATTTCCAGCGATTAAAACACCCCTTCTATTTTTTGGGCACAGCCATAAAGCTGCGATTTATATTAACGGTCAGCGTCAGCCAGTACCTTATAATATCCCGCTTGCGATTGGGCGTAATCCATATCAAATCAATGTGGGTGCAGTTGTCGATAACAAAGAGTGGTGCCTCTATGATAGCGACGCCATGACGGTCACATTTTTACAAGCACCTGAGCAAAAAAATTAA
- a CDS encoding methyl-accepting chemotaxis protein, translated as MFGKSKIDNYEYFGEVSQSDIQANERFKEKLDFLALSTVRRQSVSLLNQIYTDNRNDILDNFYTRLLSIPEFKKIIVDNSSVERLKVTFDRHFSSLFQDELNIEYVFKRRRIAYTHARIGVLPNWMISAYTLINQLIIPLIAKHCGRDYKKLLDTLLAYDSLVTLDLQIIVETYIEIQGGSVVNGLGEIIKYNTQLDQIKELIQFQEVQHNDVKLASDLMLELDSSIEEIAASVGDISTHTQASLTELNNDLTSLQQVSTILQNTDDGQQAVRQNVADLVDRVHSVSKVMELIQGIADQTNLLALNASIEAARAGEAGKGFAVVAEEVRKLADDTKRSVQLIDSDIKELLHITENIDNLTKQSTEELHVGVSDVIQITKTLSELNTTLQTQGARFEEIASTTRHQAESASEISERNRSMTESTIRSQEIAFDTGSAIYTLSKMIDGYRSETISKNFIISQEDIIEVAITDHLLWRWKIYNLLLGFEEISSLNLDAPRDSNLGQWYYGKGRELLSEEKDYRELEAPFLKVYDIAKKAVNAHTAGEKALAEKHLEDLTETSKIVIEKLQHLQEILVNSKAKFLK; from the coding sequence ATGTTTGGTAAAAGTAAAATTGATAACTATGAGTATTTTGGTGAGGTTTCACAGTCAGATATTCAAGCAAATGAGCGATTCAAAGAAAAACTAGACTTTTTAGCATTAAGTACTGTTCGTCGACAATCGGTTTCACTATTAAATCAAATCTATACAGATAACCGTAATGATATTTTAGATAATTTCTATACGCGTTTATTATCCATTCCAGAATTCAAAAAAATTATTGTTGATAACTCAAGTGTAGAACGTTTAAAAGTGACATTTGATCGTCATTTCTCAAGTCTTTTCCAAGATGAGCTTAACATTGAGTATGTATTTAAACGTCGTCGCATTGCCTACACACATGCGCGTATTGGCGTATTACCAAACTGGATGATTTCTGCTTATACATTGATCAATCAGTTGATTATTCCCTTAATTGCCAAGCATTGTGGGCGCGACTACAAAAAGTTATTAGATACATTACTTGCATACGACAGCTTAGTAACGTTAGATTTACAAATTATCGTAGAAACGTATATTGAAATTCAAGGTGGTTCAGTTGTAAATGGCCTTGGAGAAATCATTAAATACAATACGCAGCTCGATCAAATTAAAGAGCTGATTCAGTTCCAAGAAGTGCAACATAACGATGTGAAGTTAGCGAGTGATTTAATGCTTGAGCTTGATTCAAGTATTGAAGAAATCGCTGCGTCAGTAGGCGATATTTCAACGCATACACAAGCATCGTTAACGGAATTAAATAATGACTTAACGTCATTACAACAAGTATCAACGATTTTACAAAATACAGACGATGGGCAACAAGCAGTACGCCAAAATGTAGCAGATTTAGTAGACCGTGTACATAGTGTATCGAAAGTAATGGAGCTAATTCAAGGCATTGCAGACCAAACAAACTTACTTGCATTAAATGCATCAATTGAAGCGGCGCGTGCAGGTGAAGCGGGTAAAGGCTTCGCTGTTGTAGCAGAAGAGGTTCGTAAATTAGCGGATGATACGAAGCGTTCGGTACAATTAATCGATTCAGATATTAAAGAGCTATTACATATCACGGAAAATATCGATAACTTAACAAAGCAATCTACAGAAGAGTTACACGTAGGAGTATCGGATGTCATTCAAATTACGAAGACATTGTCTGAACTAAACACAACCTTACAAACACAGGGTGCACGCTTTGAAGAAATTGCTTCTACAACGCGTCATCAGGCGGAATCGGCTTCTGAGATTTCTGAGCGTAACCGCAGCATGACAGAAAGCACAATTCGTAGCCAAGAAATCGCATTTGATACAGGTTCAGCAATCTACACATTAAGTAAAATGATTGACGGATACCGTTCAGAAACGATTTCGAAGAACTTCATTATTTCTCAAGAGGATATTATTGAAGTCGCGATTACCGACCATTTGTTATGGCGCTGGAAAATCTACAACTTATTATTAGGCTTCGAGGAAATCTCAAGCTTAAATTTAGATGCGCCGCGTGATTCAAACTTAGGACAGTGGTATTACGGGAAGGGCCGCGAGCTACTGAGCGAGGAAAAAGATTACCGAGAACTAGAAGCACCGTTTTTAAAAGTATATGACATTGCAAAAAAGGCAGTAAATGCACATACAGCAGGCGAAAAAGCTTTAGCAGAAAAGCATTTAGAAGATTTAACGGAAACTTCTAAAATTGTAATTGAGAAGCTACAACATTTACAAGAAATTTTAGTCAACTCAAAAGCAAAATTCTTAAAATAA
- a CDS encoding radical SAM/SPASM domain-containing protein — MKTFKKVYIEITSVCNLACSFCPPTERAKGLIKVEQFANILDEISGYTKYIYLHVKGEPLLHPRIGQLLDVAHDKGFKVNITTNGTLIKKNRDKLLGKPALRQINFSLHSFDGHEGSENREKYLGDILDFVRDVREHNVIISYRLWNLQRNNISEVANRRNRETLDILEKEYDLDYEIQERVEMGKGVKIAKNIYLNQDHEFRWPSLLEKADEGKGFCHALRTHAAILVDGSVVPCCLDGEGVINLGNVHEQKFGDIIGSERAQNLVDGFSRREAVEELCKKCGFRQKFGMDSELPDI; from the coding sequence TTGAAAACATTTAAAAAAGTTTATATCGAAATTACGAGCGTTTGCAATTTAGCATGTAGCTTTTGCCCGCCAACAGAGCGCGCAAAAGGTTTAATAAAAGTCGAACAATTTGCCAATATTTTAGATGAAATTAGTGGCTACACAAAATACATTTATTTACATGTTAAAGGCGAACCGCTGTTACACCCACGTATTGGGCAACTGTTAGATGTTGCGCACGATAAAGGGTTTAAAGTGAATATTACAACGAATGGTACTCTGATTAAAAAGAACCGAGATAAGTTGTTAGGAAAGCCAGCATTACGTCAAATCAATTTTTCACTGCACAGCTTTGATGGGCATGAAGGTTCAGAAAATCGTGAAAAATATTTAGGTGATATTTTAGATTTTGTCCGTGATGTACGTGAGCATAATGTGATTATTTCTTATCGCCTATGGAATCTTCAACGTAATAATATTTCGGAAGTAGCAAATCGCCGCAACCGTGAAACATTAGATATTCTTGAAAAGGAATACGATTTAGATTACGAAATTCAAGAACGTGTTGAGATGGGGAAGGGCGTGAAAATTGCGAAAAATATTTACCTTAATCAAGACCATGAATTCCGTTGGCCAAGCCTACTTGAAAAAGCAGATGAAGGTAAGGGCTTCTGCCACGCACTTCGTACACATGCTGCTATTTTAGTAGATGGCTCAGTTGTTCCTTGTTGTTTAGATGGAGAAGGTGTCATTAATTTAGGAAATGTTCATGAGCAAAAATTTGGGGACATAATTGGTAGCGAGCGTGCACAAAACTTAGTTGATGGTTTCTCTCGTCGTGAGGCCGTGGAAGAACTGTGTAAAAAATGTGGATTCCGTCAAAAATTCGGCATGGACTCGGAACTTCCAGATATTTAA
- a CDS encoding DUF1456 family protein, giving the protein MDNNDILIRVRYALDLKNREMVEIFKLGGENVSPEEMPKILTKSIEKDEEIPADYDQIKLNGKKLEAFFNGLITFKRGPMPKKEGQAAPVQEKPDHVNNMVLKKLKVACQLTTEQMLDVLDDGGIAVSKGELGAIMRKPGHRNYKECGDNFTRKFLKGLSIRYRGERG; this is encoded by the coding sequence ATGGATAATAACGATATTTTAATCCGCGTGCGCTATGCACTTGATTTGAAAAATAGAGAAATGGTTGAAATTTTTAAACTAGGTGGCGAAAATGTTTCACCTGAGGAAATGCCAAAAATTTTAACGAAATCGATCGAAAAAGATGAAGAAATACCAGCTGATTATGATCAAATTAAATTGAATGGTAAAAAGCTTGAAGCATTCTTCAACGGTTTAATTACATTTAAACGTGGACCAATGCCGAAAAAAGAAGGCCAAGCTGCACCCGTGCAGGAAAAGCCAGATCATGTGAACAACATGGTACTAAAAAAATTAAAAGTCGCTTGTCAGTTAACGACAGAGCAAATGCTAGATGTGTTAGATGACGGCGGAATCGCAGTTTCAAAAGGTGAGTTAGGCGCAATTATGCGTAAGCCAGGCCACCGTAACTACAAAGAGTGTGGCGATAACTTTACACGTAAGTTTTTAAAAGGCTTATCTATTCGTTATCGTGGAGAAAGAGGATAA